One segment of Trichlorobacter ammonificans DNA contains the following:
- a CDS encoding peptidylprolyl isomerase, with protein MIRTQFVTALPLLAVLLILNGCAGGPEPVGEETAPPTQPALRMPLVPTPPALAPGASRVNGIAAVVNDEIITFREVLREAEPLLREARKKGPLDDKVRRELRATVLERLIEKRLTEQKARELGIKIGDDEVRQAIDDVKRQNNNMTQSQLEAALQAQGFSVTQYEAQVREQLERLRLISVEVRAKVHVSDREAEAYYEANRQKYAEEERFRARHIFIKVDEKAPETEVRQAMTKALNLLHDARSGKDFAELARQFSEDPAAKKDGGDLGYFKRGDMLADLEQALLPLKPGQVGELVITPSGLHIVKLEERSSVAFKPFESVKAEIVEQLYRTKQEERFAQWMKELRSQASVELRDGNGIL; from the coding sequence GTGATACGCACGCAGTTTGTCACCGCTCTGCCGTTGCTGGCGGTGTTGCTTATTTTGAACGGCTGTGCCGGCGGACCCGAGCCTGTTGGCGAGGAAACGGCGCCACCGACCCAACCGGCCCTGCGGATGCCACTGGTGCCGACACCGCCGGCCCTTGCTCCCGGTGCGTCCCGCGTCAACGGCATTGCGGCGGTTGTCAACGATGAGATTATCACCTTCCGGGAAGTGCTGCGCGAGGCGGAGCCGTTGCTGCGTGAAGCTCGCAAGAAGGGGCCGCTGGATGACAAGGTGCGGCGCGAGCTGCGTGCGACGGTACTGGAACGTCTGATTGAAAAGCGTCTGACCGAACAGAAGGCTCGGGAGCTGGGGATCAAGATCGGTGACGACGAAGTGCGCCAAGCCATCGATGATGTCAAGCGCCAGAACAATAACATGACCCAGAGCCAGCTTGAGGCTGCTCTGCAGGCGCAGGGATTCAGCGTTACCCAGTACGAGGCGCAGGTCAGGGAGCAACTGGAGCGGTTACGCCTGATCAGCGTTGAGGTCAGGGCCAAGGTCCACGTGTCCGATCGCGAGGCGGAGGCCTATTACGAGGCCAACCGACAGAAGTACGCCGAGGAGGAGCGGTTCAGGGCGCGCCATATCTTTATCAAGGTCGATGAAAAAGCGCCGGAGACCGAGGTGCGTCAGGCCATGACCAAGGCGCTGAACCTGCTGCACGATGCCCGTAGCGGCAAGGATTTTGCGGAGTTGGCCCGCCAGTTCTCCGAAGATCCGGCCGCCAAAAAGGACGGCGGAGACCTGGGATATTTCAAGCGGGGTGACATGCTTGCCGACCTCGAGCAGGCACTGCTGCCGCTCAAGCCGGGGCAGGTGGGGGAGCTGGTGATTACGCCGTCGGGCCTCCATATCGTCAAGCTCGAGGAGCGTTCCAGCGTTGCCTTCAAACCCTTTGAGTCGGTCAAGGCGGAGATCGTGGAGCAGCTGTACCGCACCAAGCAGGAGGAGCGGTTTGCACAGTGGATGAAAGAGCTGCGCTCCCAGGCAAGCGTCGAGCTACGGGACGGCAACGGTATTCTGTAG